A region of Enoplosus armatus isolate fEnoArm2 chromosome 14, fEnoArm2.hap1, whole genome shotgun sequence DNA encodes the following proteins:
- the blvra gene encoding biliverdin reductase A, with protein MKPVGMFGAVVVGIGTAGWVRIRDMSAPPPGSSAEKLTVKGFISRRSLDAQQGVSQISVEEAVSREDIHVAFVCTENVSHEDNVRTFLRAGKHVCVEYPMTMNYAAAVELWDFAREKGVILHEEHIELLTEDYKALKKEVEGKTLQEGTLHFTGGALKPGFGFPAFSGIARLTWLVELFGELSVTAATIEEDSGNNYSKMTAKLLTSDNRPLTWIEERGLGLPRAKNIDFRFDSCNLTQIPPAPRGAVGLFMQDLIHFSTKLAGQVSPEELQREKTRILHCLKLAERIQELCQS; from the exons ATGAAACCAG TCGGTATGTTTGGAGCGGTGGTGGTCGGCATTGGCACGGCGGGCTGGGTGAGGATTCGAGACATGTCCGCTCCACCGCCTGGCAGTTCTGCAGAGAAGCTCACTGTCAAAGGGTTCATatccag GAGAAGCCTGGACGCTCAGCAGGGAGTGAGTCAGATCTCAGTGGAAGAGGCCGTGAGCAGAGAAGACATCCACGTGGCTTTCGTCTGCACCGAGAATGTGTCGCACGAGGACAACGTCAG AACGTTTCTGCGGGCAGGGAAACACGTCTGCGTCGAGTACCCCATGACCATGAACTACGCGGCTGCCGTGGAGCTCTGGGACTTTGCCCGGGAAAAAG gagtgATTCTCCATGAGGAACACATCGAGCTGCTGACAGAGGACTACAAAGCACTGAAGAAGGAGGTAGAGGGGAAAACCCTGCAGGAAGGTACTCTTCATTTTACCG GTGGAGCTCTGAAGCCGGGATTTGGTTTCCCAGCGTTCAGTGGCATCGCTCGCCTCACCTGGTTGGTCGAGCTGTTCGGTGAGCTGTCCGTGACCGCAGCAACCATAGAGGAGGACTCTGGTAACAACTACAGCAAGATGACCGCAAAGCTGCTAACTTCTGACAACAG ACCTCTGACGTGGATCGAGGAGCGGGGACTTGGCCTCCCCAGGGCCAAGAACATCGACTTTCGCTTCGACTCCTGCAACCTGACCCAGATCCCTCCTGCGCCCCGAGGGGCCGTGGGCCTCTTCATGCAGGATCTGATCCACTTCTCTACCAAGCTGGCGGGCCAAGTGAGtccagaggagctgcagagagagaagacccGGATCCTGCACTGCTTGAAGCTGGCAGAGAGGATACAAGAGCTTTGCCAAAGttaa
- the coa1 gene encoding cytochrome c oxidase assembly factor 1 homolog has protein sequence MRVSTGQLQQLTIFTTVLTGGGIGTMYYLLQKKFVESDYHRLAVQKLDACPVAMESLGAPPLKVHNIHLTDRHNCVAQHTAQMKIPVTGSKTGGYLYTSSIRDPDTNRWSLKQAVLQLREGQTIDLLNPPPPAAAQTQATEDTKGLDSGHWH, from the exons ATGAGGGTTTCCACCggtcagctgcagcagctcaccATCTTCACCACAGTGCTGACCGGCGGAGGGATCGGCACCATGTACTATCTGCTGCAGA AGAAATTTGTTGAGTCGGACTACCACAGGCTGGCCGTGCAGAAGTTGGACGCATGTCCAGTTGCCATGGAAAGCCTGGGGGCCCCGCCTTTAAAAGTCCACAACATCCatctgactgacagacacaacTGCGTGGCTCAGCACACAGCACAG ATGAAGATCCCTGTGACTGGGTCAAAAACTGGAGGTTATCTGTATACTTCATCAATTAGAGACCCTGATACCAACAG GTGGAGTCTGAAGCAGGCAGTTCTGCAGCTCCGGGAAGGACAGACTATCGACCTGCTGAATCCTCCTCCACCGGCTGCAGCACAGACCCAGGCAACAGAGGACACAAAGGGGCTAGACTCAGGCCACTGGCACTGA
- the ccr12a gene encoding chemokine (C-C motif) receptor 12a, whose translation MSDSEEYLNFLELFNETYDMTDASYVVSNSVQLCAKQSVNQFGARFIPVFYYVNFLLSYLGNGLVLFIIYKYEKLNTVTNIFLLNLVLSNILFASSLPFWATYHLSEWIFGMALCKMVSSAYFIGFYSSILFLTLMTFDRYLAVVHAVAAAKSRKKAYAIIASVTVWFISIVASVKELVLQNVWESPFGGLMCEESGYPESTMERWRLVSYYQQFLLFFLLPLFMVMYCYISITVRIMSTRMKEKCRAIKLIFVIIFTFFVCWTPYNIVILLRAVQISSTGEAEDSCSESESLDYALYVTRNIAYLYCCISPLFYTFVGKKFQSHFRRLMAKKIPCLKRHISLNSQSTRTTSQRTPHSAYEY comes from the coding sequence ATGAGCGACAGCGAAGAGTATCTGAACTTCCTGGAGTTGTTCAATGAAACCTATGACATGACGGACGCCAGCTACGTGGTCAGCAACTCTGTCCAGCTCTGCGCGAAGCAGTCGGTCAACCAGTTTGGAGCGCGATTCATCCCGGTTTTCTACTACGTCAACTTCCTCCTGAGTTACCTCGGCAACGGGctcgtcctcttcatcatctacAAGTATGAGAAGCTCAACACCGTGACAAACATCTTCCTCCTGAATTTGGTCCTCTCCAACATCCTCTTTGCCTCCAGTCTCCCCTTCTGGGCGACATACCATCTGTCCGAGTGGATTTTTGGCATGGCTCTGTGCAAGATGGTCAGCAGCGCCTACTTCATCGGCTTCTACAgctccatcctcttcctcacgCTCATGACGTTCGACCGGTACCTCGCGGTGGTGCATGCGGTGGCCGCTGCCAAGAGCAGGAAGAAGGCGTATGCCATCATCGCGTCGGTGACCGTTTGGTTCATCAGTATTGTGGCGAGTGTGAAAGAGCTCGTTCTCCAAAATGTGTGGGAGAGTCCGTTCGGTGGCCTGATGTGCGAGGAGTCAGGGTACCCCGAGAGCACCATGGAGCGCTGGCGTCTGGTCAGTTACTACCAACAattcctgctcttcttcctcctcccgcTGTTCATGGTGATGTACTGCTACATCAGCATCACCGTCCGCATCATGTCTACCCGCATGAAGGAGAAGTGCCGCGCCATCAAGCTCATATTTGTCATCATCTTCACCTTCTTCGTCTGCTGGACGCCCTACAACATCGTCATCCTCCTTCGAGCTGTTCAGATCTCCAGCACCGGTGAGGCTGAGGACTCGTGCTCCGAGTCCGAGAGCTTGGACTACGCGCTGTACGTGACCCGGAACATAGCCTATTTGTATTGTTGCATTAGTCCACTGTTTTACACCTTTGTGGGAAAGAAGTTCCAGAGCCATTTCAGACGGCTGATGGCGAAGAAGATCCCCTGCCTGAAGAGGCACATTAGCCTCAACAGCCAGAGCACCAGAACCACATCACAGAGGACACCACACTCTGCTTATGAGtactag